In a single window of the Chitinophagaceae bacterium genome:
- the atpB gene encoding F0F1 ATP synthase subunit A, translated as MTKKILLILFILLLCTSINTFAITAKDTTDNTFNPGDLIFHHILDSHIIHIWEGEYGTLYLPVILYSDDRGIEIFSSSHFYSNHKPTEEYKGYVLEHEHIYSREEGRKIIDFSFTKNVFFLFLNVIILFTILLTVAKAYNKRSIQAPKGLQALIEPIIVFIRDEVVKPNIGNKYEKYLPYMLTLFFFIWGGNILGLFPGAGNFTGNIAVTLSLALITFIMTNLSGNKSYWGHIFLAPGVPFLIKIFIVPVEIIGIFTKPISLMIRLFVAITAGHIVMLSLFSLIFIFESYTVGFGATLVLIFINCIEFLVATLQAYVFTLFSSLYIGLATQEPEHH; from the coding sequence GTGACAAAAAAAATACTACTTATCCTTTTCATATTACTATTATGTACATCTATCAATACCTTTGCTATTACAGCAAAAGATACCACTGATAATACTTTCAATCCTGGAGATCTTATCTTTCATCATATTTTAGATTCACATATTATACATATATGGGAAGGGGAATATGGGACTCTCTACCTTCCTGTAATCCTTTATTCTGATGATAGGGGGATAGAGATATTTTCCAGTTCTCACTTTTATAGTAATCACAAGCCAACAGAAGAATATAAAGGATATGTATTAGAACACGAACATATATATTCTCGAGAAGAAGGAAGAAAAATTATAGATTTTTCTTTTACCAAAAATGTGTTTTTTCTGTTCCTAAATGTCATAATATTGTTCACCATTTTACTTACAGTAGCAAAAGCATATAATAAAAGGTCAATCCAAGCCCCCAAAGGATTACAAGCACTTATAGAACCAATAATAGTATTTATAAGAGATGAAGTAGTAAAACCCAATATTGGAAATAAGTATGAAAAATACTTACCTTACATGCTTACCCTCTTTTTTTTTATATGGGGAGGCAATATATTAGGACTTTTCCCCGGTGCAGGTAATTTTACAGGAAACATAGCAGTAACATTATCACTTGCGTTGATAACATTTATTATGACAAATTTGAGTGGGAATAAATCCTATTGGGGACATATATTTTTAGCACCGGGTGTCCCATTTCTCATAAAAATATTTATTGTGCCGGTAGAAATAATAGGAATTTTTACCAAACCTATATCTTTAATGATTCGTTTGTTCGTAGCTATTACAGCAGGTCATATAGTAATGTTATCTCTTTTTTCTTTAATATTTATTTTTGAAAGCTATACGGTAGGGTTTGGAGCTACTTTAGTTCTAATATTTATAAACTGTATAGAGTTCTTAGTGGCAACCCTTCAGGCGTATGTTTTCACCCTTTTTTCATCACTTTATATAGGACTGGCAACACAAGAACCAGAACACCATTAA
- the atpE gene encoding ATP synthase F0 subunit C, whose product MNSILLVAAELSWAYLGAGVGAGLVAIGAGIGIGKIGASAMEAMARQPEASGKIQGAMLIIAALIEVIALFGVVICFLIQNK is encoded by the coding sequence ATGAATAGTATATTATTAGTAGCAGCGGAGTTAAGTTGGGCTTATTTAGGAGCAGGTGTAGGAGCAGGTCTTGTAGCAATAGGAGCAGGTATAGGAATAGGAAAAATCGGTGCTTCAGCTATGGAAGCCATGGCAAGACAACCAGAAGCAAGTGGTAAGATCCAAGGAGCAATGCTTATAATTGCCGCTCTCATAGAAGTTATAGCACTCTTCGGGGTTGTTATATGCTTTCTTATTCAAAATAAATAA
- the atpF gene encoding F0F1 ATP synthase subunit B, translating to MELLTPGIGLFFWQSVVFLSFFILSLRFVWKPITTSLKERETFIETSLRKAEQAKKESEELSLEKQKYLHDIKIKEEKILKEAKEHGNKYIEEAKAKAKKESEKIIEEAKITIEQQKQAAFRQVHNQIATLVMDVSEKIVKEHITKDTNQEKLIEKYIQNAQL from the coding sequence ATGGAATTATTAACACCAGGCATAGGTTTATTTTTTTGGCAGAGTGTTGTTTTCCTGTCTTTTTTTATCCTATCACTCCGTTTTGTATGGAAACCAATAACTACTTCTTTGAAAGAGAGAGAGACATTTATAGAAACATCACTCAGAAAAGCAGAACAAGCAAAAAAAGAAAGTGAAGAACTTTCTTTAGAAAAACAAAAATATCTCCATGATATAAAAATAAAAGAAGAAAAAATTTTGAAAGAAGCAAAAGAACATGGAAATAAATACATAGAAGAAGCAAAAGCAAAAGCAAAAAAAGAATCAGAAAAAATAATAGAAGAAGCAAAAATAACCATAGAGCAACAAAAACAAGCAGCTTTTCGGCAGGTTCATAACCAGATAGCCACTTTAGTTATGGATGTTTCCGAAAAAATAGTAAAAGAACACATAACAAAAGATACAAATCAAGAAAAACTTATAGAGAAGTACATACAAAACGCTCAATTATAA
- the atpH gene encoding ATP synthase F1 subunit delta, whose translation MAFERRVAHRYAKTILEISYEQKNVESVKQDMMLLHETCYRNPDFVTMLKNPTVFNSKKIEIIKNIFQNKMHPLTISLFEIMSKKRRENVIPFMRDAFFKQYYEIENIVRVEITTPVSLSDAIRNALSLRLKNFSYTNKKKIHIVESLDTSLIGGFTLEVDEYFLDESVKNKMHRLRKNLLA comes from the coding sequence ATGGCTTTTGAAAGAAGAGTAGCACATCGCTACGCTAAAACAATATTAGAAATTTCCTACGAACAAAAAAATGTAGAATCTGTAAAACAAGATATGATGTTGTTACATGAAACATGCTACCGAAATCCAGATTTTGTTACTATGCTAAAAAACCCTACTGTTTTTAATTCAAAAAAAATAGAAATAATCAAAAACATATTTCAAAACAAAATGCATCCGCTCACCATCTCTCTTTTTGAAATTATGTCAAAGAAAAGGAGAGAAAATGTGATACCTTTTATGAGAGATGCATTTTTTAAACAGTATTATGAAATAGAAAATATTGTTCGGGTAGAAATCACCACTCCTGTTTCACTTTCTGATGCAATCAGAAATGCCCTCTCTCTCCGATTAAAAAATTTCTCCTATACAAATAAAAAAAAGATACATATCGTAGAATCTCTAGATACTTCTCTTATAGGAGGATTTACATTAGAAGTAGATGAGTATTTTTTAGATGAAAGTGTTAAAAATAAAATGCACCGTTTGCGAAAAAATTTACTTGCATAA
- a CDS encoding NADPH:quinone oxidoreductase family protein: MKALLCKKTGGIFDLVLEENTLRSLESKEILIQVEACGVNFPDLLLVEGKYQVKPSFPFSPGAEVMGTIKKIGNGVEMFQIGDRVVSGTIFGGYSEEVIGNENNTFFVPKNMNPIVASASLLTYSTAYHALVDRASLQKKETVLILGASGGVGTAAIQIAHHLGATVIAVTSSSEKASFCKQQGADYVFHSEPGNIKENIAEITHKKGIDIVYDPVGGELAELYVRTLGWNGRYLIIGFTGGEIPKIPLNLPLLKGASLVGVYWSGLVKNDPAKNRKNYALLTNWFEKKAIYPTVTKTYSLAESPYALSDLQQRKIMGKAVIVV, encoded by the coding sequence ATGAAAGCACTTCTTTGCAAAAAAACGGGGGGTATATTCGATTTAGTTTTGGAAGAAAATACGCTCCGATCTTTAGAAAGCAAAGAAATTTTGATACAAGTGGAAGCATGTGGGGTTAATTTTCCAGATCTTTTATTAGTAGAAGGAAAATATCAAGTGAAACCATCTTTTCCTTTTTCACCAGGAGCAGAGGTAATGGGAACAATAAAAAAAATTGGAAACGGAGTAGAGATGTTTCAGATAGGGGACAGAGTTGTTTCTGGTACTATTTTTGGAGGATACTCCGAAGAAGTTATTGGAAATGAAAATAATACTTTTTTTGTCCCTAAAAATATGAATCCTATTGTTGCCTCCGCAAGTTTACTTACTTATTCAACTGCCTATCATGCTTTAGTGGATAGAGCTTCTCTTCAAAAAAAAGAAACCGTTCTTATATTAGGAGCATCGGGTGGAGTAGGAACTGCCGCTATTCAAATCGCTCATCATTTAGGGGCTACTGTTATAGCTGTGACTTCTTCATCAGAAAAAGCATCTTTTTGCAAACAACAAGGTGCAGATTATGTCTTTCATTCAGAGCCGGGCAACATCAAAGAAAATATTGCAGAAATAACGCATAAAAAAGGAATCGATATAGTATACGATCCTGTAGGTGGCGAATTAGCAGAATTATATGTAAGAACTTTAGGATGGAACGGAAGATATTTGATAATAGGATTTACAGGGGGAGAAATACCTAAAATACCTCTCAATTTACCTCTTTTAAAAGGCGCTTCTTTAGTAGGTGTGTATTGGTCAGGTCTTGTAAAAAATGATCCCGCAAAAAACAGAAAAAATTATGCGTTACTTACCAATTGGTTTGAAAAAAAAGCCATCTATCCCACTGTAACAAAGACATATTCTTTAGCAGAATCTCCTTACGCTCTCTCTGATTTGCAACAAAGAAAAATCATGGGAAAAGCAGTTATAGTGGTGTAG
- a CDS encoding MFS transporter, whose product MNIFSFFKSTYTLYKQAYSGLSPDSWVLALVMLINRSGSMVVPFMSVYFKEKLGFGWFELTILMTLWGLGSMGGVLLGGWITDKIGHFWVQVYSLVLGGICLFLLAFPQNFYFLGGGVFITSIVLDCFRPANGVSVIAYVQKKEDITRTFSLNRMAINLGYTIAPILGGIISSYSFHWLFIIDGITSVIAGGYLFYYFRNKKSSPLPFKEETAPKRDMLSDVPFLVFLFCIVCFASIFFQIFTTLPLYYKEIYHLDESEIGLLIGLNGLIVFLFEMVLVQYIKNKTSLIFPILIGCLLNGISFLVLTLFEGRIILYISTVLISFAEIGAFPFMLTYITHYSDAKNRGMAMGFYSFAFSLAYILSPVVGNFIIAHYGFSLLWYISFFASIILVIGFKKSMKDI is encoded by the coding sequence ATGAACATCTTTTCTTTTTTCAAATCCACATATACCCTTTATAAACAAGCATATTCGGGATTGTCTCCTGATTCTTGGGTATTAGCTTTGGTAATGCTTATTAATAGAAGCGGTAGTATGGTGGTCCCTTTTATGAGTGTTTATTTTAAAGAAAAACTTGGCTTCGGGTGGTTTGAACTTACTATTCTTATGACCTTATGGGGTTTAGGATCTATGGGAGGGGTATTGCTCGGAGGTTGGATTACAGATAAAATAGGACATTTTTGGGTGCAGGTTTATAGCTTAGTTTTAGGCGGAATATGTTTATTTTTATTAGCATTTCCGCAGAATTTCTATTTTTTAGGAGGTGGTGTTTTCATCACCAGTATTGTTTTAGATTGTTTTAGACCCGCAAATGGTGTTTCTGTTATTGCATACGTGCAAAAAAAAGAAGACATAACCCGTACTTTTAGTTTGAACAGAATGGCTATCAATTTGGGCTACACCATCGCTCCCATATTGGGTGGAATAATAAGTTCTTATTCATTTCATTGGCTGTTTATAATAGATGGGATTACCTCTGTGATTGCAGGAGGGTATTTGTTTTATTATTTTAGAAATAAAAAAAGTTCTCCATTACCTTTCAAAGAAGAAACAGCACCAAAACGAGATATGCTCTCTGATGTTCCATTTCTGGTGTTTCTTTTTTGTATTGTGTGTTTTGCAAGTATTTTTTTTCAAATCTTTACCACTCTCCCTCTGTATTATAAAGAAATATACCATTTAGACGAAAGTGAAATTGGTCTTCTTATAGGGCTGAACGGACTTATTGTTTTTTTGTTTGAGATGGTTTTGGTGCAATACATTAAAAATAAAACCTCCCTTATTTTTCCTATCCTGATAGGATGCTTATTGAATGGCATTTCCTTTTTGGTTCTTACCCTTTTTGAAGGGCGTATCATTTTGTATATATCTACTGTTCTTATTAGTTTTGCAGAGATTGGGGCTTTTCCTTTTATGCTTACGTATATAACGCACTATTCGGATGCTAAAAACAGAGGTATGGCGATGGGTTTTTACTCTTTTGCATTTTCACTTGCTTATATACTTTCTCCTGTGGTTGGGAATTTTATTATAGCACATTACGGATTTTCCCTTTTGTGGTATATTTCTTTTTTTGCCTCAATAATTTTGGTTATTGGGTTTAAAAAAAGCATGAAAGATATATAA
- a CDS encoding DUF1697 domain-containing protein, which produces MITYISILRGINVSGQKLIKMDYLKKMYENLHFENIQTYIQSGNVIFLSKEKDYKKIEKTISSQIKIDFGFEVPVIVLNVETLETIIENNPFTKDKLKDISFLHVTFLADRPALLDQESITEKKQENEEIKCTPQAIYLYCPNGYGKTKLNNHYLETKLKVIATTRNWKTTNELLKLAKI; this is translated from the coding sequence ATGATAACATACATTTCAATTTTAAGAGGTATAAACGTAAGTGGACAGAAATTAATCAAAATGGATTATCTAAAAAAAATGTATGAAAACCTACACTTTGAAAATATACAAACTTATATTCAAAGTGGAAACGTCATTTTTTTATCAAAAGAAAAGGATTACAAAAAAATTGAGAAAACAATCTCATCACAAATTAAAATCGATTTTGGCTTTGAAGTTCCTGTAATTGTTTTGAACGTAGAAACTTTGGAAACTATTATTGAGAACAATCCATTCACAAAAGACAAGTTGAAAGACATTTCGTTTTTACACGTTACTTTTTTAGCAGACCGTCCAGCACTACTTGACCAAGAAAGCATTACAGAGAAAAAACAAGAAAACGAAGAAATTAAATGTACGCCCCAAGCTATTTATCTGTATTGCCCAAATGGATACGGAAAAACTAAACTTAACAATCATTACTTAGAAACTAAATTGAAAGTAATAGCGACAACTCGCAATTGGAAAACTACAAACGAACTTTTAAAATTAGCAAAAATATAA
- a CDS encoding DinB family protein has translation MTESKRLVTLFQNLYNGNPWIDVNIISSLQKLTAAQVSKRILPNCNSIWEITNHLICWKENVLQRLQGEIIKTPYHNYVQEIKSNSDEEWKNTLIQLEITQKKWIEFLKNIKDEDLEKTYPINNMTYYEHIQGIIQHDCYHLGQIVLLSKLS, from the coding sequence ATGACAGAATCAAAACGTCTCGTAACACTATTTCAAAACCTGTATAATGGTAATCCATGGATAGATGTAAATATTATTTCTAGCTTACAAAAACTGACAGCAGCACAGGTATCAAAAAGAATTCTTCCCAATTGTAATTCTATCTGGGAAATAACAAACCATCTCATCTGTTGGAAAGAAAATGTTCTTCAGAGGTTACAAGGAGAAATCATAAAAACACCTTACCATAATTATGTTCAAGAAATAAAATCTAACTCCGATGAGGAGTGGAAAAATACTTTGATACAATTAGAAATCACACAAAAAAAATGGATTGAATTTTTAAAAAATATCAAAGACGAAGACCTGGAAAAAACATATCCTATAAATAATATGACCTATTATGAGCATATTCAAGGTATCATACAACACGATTGTTATCATTTAGGGCAAATAGTCCTGCTCTCAAAATTATCATAA
- a CDS encoding YdeI/OmpD-associated family protein translates to MQEIKEEIFYPKNKTEWRTWLEENHISKQSIWIMYYKKKSSHPTISWSEAVDEALCFGWIDSTAKSFDNESYIQFFTKRKPNSVWSKINKEKTYQLIEKGLMMQAGYKSIEIAQQNGSWNILDDVEELKIPPDLADALKKEKEAEAYFLGLSKSVKKSILQWLVLAKTKETRTKRIQEISELAAQKMKPKQFR, encoded by the coding sequence ATGCAAGAAATAAAAGAAGAAATTTTTTACCCTAAAAATAAAACCGAATGGAGAACTTGGTTGGAAGAAAACCATATATCTAAACAATCTATTTGGATTATGTATTACAAAAAAAAGTCCTCTCACCCTACTATCAGCTGGAGCGAAGCAGTTGATGAAGCACTCTGTTTTGGATGGATAGATAGCACAGCGAAATCTTTTGATAACGAATCATACATACAATTTTTTACAAAACGAAAACCAAACAGTGTTTGGTCAAAAATAAATAAAGAAAAAACCTATCAACTGATAGAAAAAGGACTCATGATGCAGGCAGGATACAAAAGTATAGAAATCGCACAACAAAATGGCTCTTGGAACATATTAGATGATGTAGAAGAATTAAAAATCCCACCCGATTTAGCAGATGCACTAAAAAAAGAAAAAGAAGCAGAAGCATATTTTTTAGGACTAAGCAAATCAGTAAAAAAAAGTATACTCCAATGGCTTGTCCTTGCTAAAACAAAAGAAACTCGCACTAAAAGAATACAAGAAATATCAGAACTCGCCGCTCAAAAAATGAAACCCAAGCAATTTAGATAA
- a CDS encoding DPP IV N-terminal domain-containing protein, with protein MKKHIIVLIICTLQNPAMAQKKIHIEDFTTKNIFRVNSIEQVEWMNDGNFYTAVVENKICKYNTTTGEILEVIFDGTKSEPSLTIDEYIFSDNEKKILILTQTENIYRRSFKGKYYIYERENKLLYPLSSEMQSYATFSPSGEMVSFVRNNNLFFVNLITKKETAITTSGQWNSIINGSTDWVYEEEFYITKAFEWSPDGKKIAFYTFDETEVSEYTMQKWNNGALYPENYKFKYPKAGTKNSLVSITVFDVITNEKYLVDIGKETDIYIPRMKWTQSSNVLSIQKMNRLQNQLDILHADIQGKKTSLILTEVSNTYIDITFCDDLTYLKNGTQFIYSSEKSGFKQFYLYHINGTLLQQITTAKGDAETKIRIDENQKVPILYYTSAENSPQERDIFRIDIHGKNKTKLNTENGWNDASMSNDGKYYFHYYSNTETPLRITLFETKNNKKRKVLQENVELVAKKNEYNLSPKEFFTFTTSNGTTLNAYFLKPKDLDPNKKNPVLIFQYSGPGSQNVTNSWGGSSYLWHQYLVQNGYIVVVIDTRGTGGRGQEFKNITYKQLGKLESEDLIETAKYLRNLSFVDSDRIGIWGWSYGGYMSALTLFLGGDYFKTAISVAPVTNWRFYDTIYTERYLQTPQQNPSGYDDFSPISHTEKLKKNFLLIHGTGDDNVHFQNTITLQEKLIQNEKQFESFFYPDKNHGISGGKTKIHLYTKMTEFILKNL; from the coding sequence ATGAAAAAGCATATTATAGTCCTTATTATTTGTACCCTCCAAAATCCTGCTATGGCTCAAAAAAAAATCCATATAGAAGATTTTACTACTAAAAATATATTTCGTGTGAACTCCATAGAACAAGTCGAGTGGATGAACGATGGAAATTTTTATACAGCAGTAGTAGAAAATAAAATTTGTAAATACAACACCACCACAGGTGAGATATTAGAAGTTATTTTTGATGGTACTAAAAGTGAACCTTCTCTCACCATAGACGAGTATATTTTTAGTGACAATGAAAAAAAAATCTTAATACTCACTCAAACAGAAAATATATACAGGCGTTCTTTCAAAGGAAAATACTATATATATGAACGTGAAAACAAACTTTTGTATCCTCTTTCTTCTGAAATGCAAAGTTATGCCACTTTTTCTCCATCGGGGGAGATGGTTTCTTTTGTAAGAAATAATAATCTTTTTTTTGTAAACCTCATAACCAAAAAAGAAACAGCAATTACTACTAGCGGACAATGGAACAGTATTATAAATGGAAGTACTGATTGGGTATACGAAGAAGAATTTTATATCACCAAAGCATTTGAATGGTCTCCCGATGGCAAGAAAATAGCATTTTATACCTTTGATGAAACAGAAGTTTCCGAATATACTATGCAAAAATGGAATAACGGTGCCTTATATCCCGAAAATTATAAGTTTAAGTACCCAAAAGCAGGAACTAAAAATTCTCTTGTCAGCATTACAGTCTTTGATGTAATAACAAATGAAAAATACCTCGTAGATATAGGAAAAGAAACAGATATTTACATTCCTCGTATGAAATGGACTCAATCTTCCAACGTATTATCTATCCAAAAAATGAACCGATTACAAAATCAATTAGATATTTTGCACGCAGATATACAGGGAAAAAAGACATCTCTCATACTCACAGAAGTATCTAATACTTACATAGATATTACTTTTTGTGATGATTTGACCTATCTAAAAAATGGAACACAATTTATATATTCATCCGAAAAAAGTGGATTTAAACAATTTTATTTGTACCACATAAACGGAACACTACTACAACAAATTACTACCGCAAAGGGAGATGCCGAAACGAAAATACGAATAGATGAAAATCAAAAAGTCCCAATCCTCTATTATACTTCCGCTGAAAATTCTCCTCAAGAAAGAGATATTTTTAGAATAGACATACATGGCAAGAATAAAACCAAGTTAAACACCGAAAACGGTTGGAATGATGCTTCTATGAGTAACGATGGAAAATATTATTTTCATTATTATTCCAATACAGAAACACCTTTAAGGATAACATTATTTGAAACGAAAAACAATAAAAAAAGAAAGGTTTTACAAGAAAATGTAGAACTCGTTGCTAAAAAAAATGAATATAATCTTTCTCCAAAAGAGTTTTTTACCTTCACTACATCCAATGGAACAACCCTCAATGCTTACTTTCTCAAACCCAAAGACTTAGATCCAAATAAAAAAAATCCTGTTTTAATATTTCAATACAGCGGTCCGGGTTCACAAAATGTAACCAATTCATGGGGAGGAAGTAGTTATTTATGGCATCAATATTTAGTGCAAAATGGATATATAGTAGTAGTGATTGATACCAGAGGAACAGGAGGAAGAGGACAAGAATTTAAAAATATAACCTATAAACAGTTAGGAAAATTAGAAAGCGAAGATCTCATAGAAACAGCAAAGTACTTACGAAATCTTTCTTTTGTAGATAGCGATAGAATAGGTATTTGGGGATGGAGTTATGGGGGGTATATGAGTGCTCTCACGCTCTTTTTAGGAGGAGATTATTTTAAAACAGCAATATCTGTAGCACCTGTCACCAATTGGAGATTCTATGATACCATTTATACCGAAAGATATCTCCAAACTCCTCAACAAAACCCAAGCGGATATGATGACTTTTCTCCTATAAGCCATACGGAAAAACTCAAAAAAAACTTCTTACTCATACACGGCACAGGAGATGATAATGTCCATTTTCAAAACACCATCACCCTCCAAGAAAAACTCATTCAAAATGAAAAACAATTTGAATCTTTTTTTTACCCCGATAAAAATCATGGCATAAGCGGAGGAAAAACTAAAATCCATCTCTATACAAAAATGACAGAATTTATTTTGAAAAACCTATAA
- the lepA gene encoding translation elongation factor 4 — protein MNNIRNFCIIAHIDHGKSTLADRLLEFTKTVQQRDMMAQLLDNMDLERERGITIKSHAIQMNYTFEGNTYILNLIDTPGHVDFSYEVSRSIAACEGALLVVDASQGIEAQTISNLYLALEHDLEIIPILNKIDLPGANPEEVKDQMVDLLGCKREEIISASGKEGIGIHNILEAIVKKISPPKGNVNAPLQAMIFDSQYNSFRGVEVIFRVFNGSIKKGERVKFINTEKVYIAEEVGILKLDKEERQQVFAGDVGYLISGIKVAREVKVGDTITSAENPAHSAVRGFEDVKPMVFAGIYPVDTSEYEELRTAMEKLQLNDASLVWELETSAALGFGFRCGFLGMLHMEIVQERLEREFDMTVITTVPSVCFHSIMTNGEVKNVNAPSDMPDPTMLSEIQEPFIKAQIITKSEYIGSIIKLCIDKRGIIKNQIYLTTERVELTFDLPLSEMVFDFFDKLKSISRGYASLDYELSDYRTSDMVKLDIMLNGDKVDALSAIVHREKAYEWGRKLCEKLKELLPRQMFEIPIQAAIGAKIIARETVKAMRKNVLAKCYGGDISRKRKLLEKQKKGKKRMRQIGNVEIPQEAFMAVLKLD, from the coding sequence ATGAATAACATAAGAAATTTCTGTATTATTGCTCACATAGACCATGGAAAAAGTACCCTGGCGGATAGATTATTAGAATTTACCAAAACAGTACAACAAAGAGATATGATGGCACAATTACTAGATAATATGGATTTAGAAAGAGAACGAGGTATAACTATTAAAAGCCATGCTATTCAGATGAATTATACTTTTGAGGGAAATACATATATTTTAAACCTTATAGATACTCCTGGACACGTAGATTTTTCATACGAAGTTTCACGCTCTATTGCAGCATGCGAAGGAGCTTTATTAGTAGTAGATGCATCACAAGGTATTGAAGCACAAACAATATCTAATCTTTATCTCGCTTTAGAGCATGATTTAGAAATTATTCCTATCCTTAATAAAATAGATTTACCCGGCGCAAACCCCGAAGAAGTAAAAGATCAAATGGTAGATCTCTTAGGATGCAAAAGAGAAGAAATCATCTCCGCAAGCGGAAAAGAAGGAATAGGTATTCATAATATCCTAGAAGCCATCGTAAAAAAAATCTCACCCCCAAAAGGAAACGTGAATGCCCCTCTCCAAGCAATGATATTTGACTCTCAGTATAATTCTTTTCGCGGTGTAGAAGTTATTTTCAGAGTTTTTAATGGAAGTATAAAAAAAGGAGAACGAGTTAAGTTCATAAACACAGAGAAAGTTTATATAGCAGAAGAAGTAGGAATACTAAAATTAGATAAAGAAGAACGACAACAGGTATTTGCAGGAGATGTGGGGTATCTCATATCAGGAATAAAAGTAGCCAGAGAAGTAAAAGTAGGAGATACTATCACCTCAGCTGAAAACCCCGCACACTCTGCTGTAAGAGGTTTTGAAGATGTAAAACCAATGGTATTTGCAGGCATCTATCCCGTAGATACATCTGAATACGAAGAACTGCGAACAGCCATGGAAAAATTACAACTCAACGATGCCAGTTTAGTTTGGGAACTAGAAACTTCCGCTGCTTTAGGATTCGGATTCCGATGCGGATTCTTAGGAATGCTCCATATGGAAATAGTTCAAGAACGCTTAGAACGCGAATTTGATATGACTGTTATCACAACTGTTCCATCTGTTTGCTTCCACTCCATCATGACAAACGGAGAGGTAAAAAATGTAAATGCTCCATCAGATATGCCAGATCCTACCATGCTATCCGAAATACAAGAACCATTCATAAAAGCACAAATCATAACCAAATCAGAATATATAGGAAGCATCATAAAACTATGCATAGACAAACGCGGTATCATAAAAAACCAAATATACCTCACCACCGAAAGAGTAGAATTAACCTTTGACCTACCACTATCTGAAATGGTCTTTGACTTCTTTGACAAACTAAAAAGTATCAGCAGGGGGTATGCTTCTTTAGATTACGAACTCAGCGATTACAGAACATCTGATATGGTAAAATTAGATATAATGCTCAACGGAGATAAAGTAGACGCTCTATCAGCAATAGTCCATAGAGAAAAAGCATACGAATGGGGAAGAAAACTCTGTGAAAAACTAAAAGAACTCCTGCCGAGACAAATGTTCGAAATACCAATACAAGCCGCTATAGGAGCAAAAATTATCGCCCGTGAAACCGTCAAAGCAATGCGAAAAAACGTCCTCGCAAAATGCTACGGAGGCGATATATCCCGAAAAAGAAAACTCTTAGAAAAACAAAAAAAAGGAAAAAAAAGAATGAGGCAAATCGGAAACGTAGAAATACCACAAGAAGCTTTTATGGCAGTACTAAAACTTGATTAA